In one Lolium rigidum isolate FL_2022 chromosome 3, APGP_CSIRO_Lrig_0.1, whole genome shotgun sequence genomic region, the following are encoded:
- the LOC124697085 gene encoding BTB/POZ domain-containing protein At2g04740-like: MQQFTGPRWGRSPSDDGTQLDIFQAARAGDCAQLARLLKGGADVNTCDRWNSFPLYYACLAGHDVAARMLLEAGAGAIFAESTFEADRCYRAAPNLKIQRLLREYEVRPLPPPPPLARLSAALRSAPPDITLYVQGRPIEAHRVILAARSPYFRRKLATEWGSRREVRLSSSHMYVSFDLMRSLVDFFYSDRVDLPADDVEAFARICRACQCQGLLQRANRFLAPRRCRETQQLDRCHPPRRFVWQARCAQDRLPSALRRILYDCLANSREEDLRNNEPVETCAGSKNDDLADICVKVGERVFRCHQLILASRSEYFKTRLSRRTDFLERHHGVLEEHDVSAEAFEKMLVYIYTDEIEDLGDDPLAKAEELLDIASRYLMYCFKGVVADLLIPHLDMDRVSPAQLCRWLTLSDMYDVAKIREYCLHIIACNFEAFAEAREFQALLLASRTSAPAEGQGDLLNDLRQTWLAARLDRRNESAALFEKRLEMVLLTPRQGVNGGDQGGFSCMPDWSEDGCCFYGGDEETADEYIQMKTIFTPRFVCKAQLFQPNLLVRAIDFIADNEADYVVYRKLQPPVRWSWLRTWLRNQFPA, from the exons ATGCAGCAATTTACAGGACCTAGATGGGGTCGATCACCGTCCGACGACGGTACCCAATTAGACATCTTCCAGGCAGCGCGCGCCGGCGACTGCGCCCAGCTCGCACGTCTGCTTAAAGGCGGCGCCGACGTGAACACGTGTGACCGCTGGAACTCCTTCCCGCTCTACTACGCCTGCCTCGCTGGCCATGATGTGGCCGCGCGGATGCTGCTCGAGGCCGGCGCAGGCGCCATCTTCGCCGAGAGCACCTTCGAAGCCGATCGGTGCTACCGCGCGGCGCCCAACCTGAAAATACAGAGACTCCTCCGGGAGTACGAGGTGCGGCCGCTTCCCCCGCCGCCCCCGCTCGCTCGGCTTTCCGCCGCCCTCCGGTCGGCCCCTCCAGACATCACATTGTACGTGCAAGGAAGACCCATCGAAGCTCACCGGGTGATCCTCGCCGCCCGATCCCCATACTTCCGTAGGAAACTCGCGACGGAGTGGGGAAGCCGCAGGGAAGTGAGACTCTCCAGCAGCCATATGTATGTGTCCTTCGACCTCATGCGTAGCCTAGTCGACTTTTTCTACTCGGACAGGGTCGACCTGCCCGCGGACGACGTGGAAGCTTTCGCGCGAATATGCAGAGCCTGCCAGTGTCAGGGGCTCCTACAGAGGGCTAACAGATTCCTCGCGCCCAGGAGGTGCCGAGAAACTCAGCAACTGGATCGGTGTCATCCACCGAGGCGTTTCGTTTGGCAAGCGCGGTGCGCGCAAGAccgcctcccgtcggctctccggcGGATCCTGTACGACTGTCTGGCTAACTCCAGAGAAGAAGATCTCCGCAACAACGAGCCGGTCGAGACCTGCGCAGGCTCCAAGAACGACGACCTCGCTGATATATGCGtaaaagtaggcgaaagggtcttCCGATGCCACCAGCTGATTCTCGCCTCTAGGTCTGAATACTTCAAGACCAGGCTGTCTCGACGAACCGATTTTCTCGAGCGCCATCACGGTGTCCTGGAGGAGCACGACGTGAGTGCAGAAGCGTTCGAGAAGATGCTCGTGTACATCTACACTGATGAGATAGAGGATCTGGGCGATGATCCTCTTGCTAAGGCGGAAGAGCTTCTGGACATCGCGTCGAGGTACCTGATGTATTGTTTTAAGGGGGTCGTGGCTGACTTGCTGATTCCACATCTGGACATGGACCGCGTCTCGCCGGCGCAGCTGTGCCGCTGGCTCACGCTGTCGGACATGTACGACGTTGCCAAGATACGGGAGTACTGCCTGCACATCATCGCCTGCAACTTCGAGGCGTTCGCAGAGGCAAGGGAGTTCCAGGCCTTGCTTCTTGCGTCGCGAACGAGCGCGCCAGCTGAGGGCCAAGGCGATCTTCTCAATGATTTGAGACAGACATGGTTGGCTGCTAGGCTAGATAGGAGAAATGAGAGCGCGGCGCTATTCGAGAAGCGGCTGGAGATGGTTCTCCTTACTCCACGGCAAGGGGTCAATGGTGGTGACCAAGGAGGTTTTTCATGTATGCCAG ACTGGAgcgaagatggttgctgcttctacggcggtgatgaagagacGGCGGACGAGTACATCCAG atgaagacgatcttcactccccggTTTGTGTGCAAGGCGCAGCTATTCCAacctaacttgctggtcagggctatcgacttcattgcagacaatgaaGCAGACTATGTTGTctaccgtaagctgcagccaccgGTGAGGTGGAGCTGGCTCAGGACCTGGCTCCGcaaccagtttcctgcttag